A DNA window from Vigna unguiculata cultivar IT97K-499-35 chromosome 10, ASM411807v1, whole genome shotgun sequence contains the following coding sequences:
- the LOC114166966 gene encoding uncharacterized protein LOC114166966, whose protein sequence is MTWKWFSCVGEIGRRSGSQKHRQGVGSLCWKVGVRTAGIIVFVVELRSRWKQRVVRLSCDPDRWSYFEVVSILREMGYMGENELWYCVGGGSVLEDRLEILCDDRGAMNMVTLARLNGEVHLFVMHKMCEPEIIEMLEYFSHDGDGVEGGGNDINMVDIMSEKEIADGVPEPESVHEGEGDRGGETVREGDLDKGVQSVHEVESVHEGERDKGVESLHEGDLNKGDKSVYEEHDNGEDEVVEVNDAEGHDGGQSGKEVDVEKEVEANLDEGVESWNDSGPNDSSDDSQVGTAGLVDINVEGDVEDEHEELVGNIEVEVGGIGEDFGGPSRNWRTIDTADMDSSEGNEYTEEDEGDSEEREGYGRFRTFVMPKRMREYQWEVGTYFSEKGDFVEAIRSYALENSRSLKIVKNDRRRVRVKCLGAKAKCPWLAYCGYMQAVKSWQLRKIVDTHTCSREFNLRLINAKWLSKKVEKTVRQNPRTKEVEIRDEVSRKWNIGISRGMAYRARALATESVEGSFKDQYKRLYDYAHELLKTNPGSTVKLKVKENEGEPIFERFYTCFKACKDNFMSCRPIIGLDGCFLKGKYGGELLTAIGRDGNDQILPIAYAVVEVENKDSWTWFLDLLIEDLGGKQLCGGCTFISYQQKGLLPAIQDLLPGVDQRFCVRHLYADFRKRFPGKNLKRLMWSAASATHPEAWEQEMRKIKEINVEAFKYLIAIPPRYWSRSRFTPSAQSDTIVNNMLKAFNSVLVTTRTKPIIKMLEEIRIYLMNRWAANREKCQRYKRAICPKIYSSWSADKIFEVRHVSQIGDKFVVNIDEASCTCQKWSISGISCCHALSTMKFLGINGQDFISTWFRKSTYEETYSSIIFPINGQNATWSQQKQVLPI, encoded by the exons ATGACGTGGAAAT GGTTTTCGTGCGTTGGCGAAATTGGACGAAGGAGTGGTTCGCAGAAGCATCGCCAAGGTGTGGGATCTTTGTGCTGGAAAGTTGGCGTTCGAACAGCTGGAATCATAGTGTTCGTAGTGGAATTGCGATCTCGGTGGAAGCAGAGGGTTGTCAG ACTTTCGTGTGACCCTGACCGTTGGAGCTATTTTGAGGTTGTGAGTATTTTGAGGGAGATGGGGTATATGGGAGAGAATGAACTATGGTATTGTGTGGGAGGTGGTTCTGTATTGGAGGATAGGTTGGAGATTTTGTGTGATGATCGTGGGGCCATGAATATGGTTACCTTAGCTAGGCTAAATGGTGAGGTTCATCTGTTTGTCATGCATAAGATGTGTGAACCAGAAATTATAGAGATGTTGGAATACTTTTCCCATGATGGAGATGGTGTTGAAGGTGGTGGGAATGACATCAATATGGTGGACATTATGAGTGAGAAGGAGATTGCAGATGGTGTGCCTGAACCTGAGAGTGTGCATGAAGGTGAGGGAGATAGAGGAGGTGAGACTGTGCGTGAAGGTGACTTAGATAAAGGAGTTCAAAGTGTGCATGAAGTTGAGAGTGTGCATGAAGGTGAGAGAGATAAAGGAGTTGAGAGTTTGCATGAAGGTGACTTGAATAAGGGAGATAAGAGTGTGTACGAAG AACATGATAATGGGGAAGATGAAGTAGTTGAAGTTAATGATGCCGAGGGACATGATGGTGGTCAGTCAGGTAAAGAAGTTGATGTTGAGAAGGAAGTTGAAGCAAACTTAGATGAGGGCGTTGAAAGTTGGAATGATTCTGGTCCTAATGATAGCAGTGACGACAGCCAGGTTGGTACTGCAGGTTTAGTTGATATCAATGTTGAAGGTGATGTGGAAGATGAACATGAAGAATTGGTGGGTAACATAGAAGTTGAAGTTGGAGGTATAGGAGAAGACTTTGGTGGCCCAAGTAGGAATTGGAGGACAATTGATACAGCAGACATGGATAGTAGTGAGGGAAATGAATACA CTGAGGAAGATGAAGGTGATAGTGAAGAAAGGGAGGGCTATGGAAGATTTCGAACCTTTGTAATGCCAAAACGCATGAGAGAATATCAATGGGAGGTAGGTACGTATTTTAGTGAGAAGGGGGATTTTGTTGAAGCCATAAGAAGCTACGCATTGGAAAATAGTAGAAGtcttaaaatagttaaaaatgacAGGAGGAGGGTGCGAGTGAAGTGTCTGGGTGCTAAGGCAAAATGTCCATGGCTTGCTTACTGTGGTTATATGCAAGCAGTTAAGTCTTGGCAGTTGAGGAAAATAGTTGATACCCACACTTGCAGTAGAGAATTTAACCTTCGTTTGATCAATGCTAAATGGTTAAGTAAAAAAGTTGAGAAAACAGTTAGACAAAATCCCAGGACAAAGGAAGTTGAGATTCGAGATGAAGTGAGTAGAAAGTGGAACATTGGGATTTCCAGAGGTATGGCTTACAGGGCAAGGGCATTAGCAACAGAAAGTGTTGAGGGATCCTTTAAAGACCAATATAAGAGGTTGTATGATTACGCACATGAGCTGCTGAAAACAAATCCTGGATCAACTGTCAAACTGAAGGTTAAGGAGAATGAAGGTGAACCCATTTTTGAGAGGTTTTATACATGTTTCAAGGCATGTAAGGACAACTTCATGTCTTGCAGGCCTATTATAGGATTAGATGGTTGTTTTTTGAAGGGGAAATACGGAGGAGAGTTGTTAACAGCTATAGGTAGAGATGGGAATGACCAGATCCTGCCCATTGCTTATGCTGTCGTTGAGGTGGAGAATAAGGACTCCTGGACTTGGTTTTTAGACCTATTGATTGAAGATCTAGGTGGAAAACAACTATGTGGAGGGTGCACATTCATATCATACCAACAAAAG GGTCTGTTACCAGCTATTCAAGATCTACTTCCTGGTGTGGATCAAAGATTTTGCGTGAGGCATTTGTATGCCGATTTCAGGAAGAGATTTCCTGGTAAGAACCTGAAACGACTAATGTGGAGCGCTGCATCTGCAACACATCCAGAGGCTTGGGAGCAAGAAATGaggaaaattaaagaaatcaatGTTGAGGCATTCAAATACTTGATTGCAATTCCGCCAAG ATATTGGTCACGTTCTCGATTCACTCCTAGTGCCCAATCTGATACAATAGTCAACAACATGTTAAAGGCTTTTAATAGTGTCCTGGTCACTACAAGGACTAAGCCAATAATCAAAATGCTGGAAGAAATCAGAATTTACCTGATGAATAGATGGGCAGCCAACAGAGAAAAGTGTCAAAGATATAAACGTGCAATCTGTCCTAAGATTTATAGCAG CTGGTCAGCAGACAAAATCTTTGAGGTCAGACATGTCTCACAAATTGGGGACAAGTTTGTGGTCAACATAGACGAGGCATCATGCACATGTCAAAAATGGAGCATAAGTGGGATTTCGTGCTGCCATGCTCTTTCTACAATGAAGTTCTTAGGGATTAATGGACAAGACTTCATCTCTACTTGGTTTAGGAAGAGCACCTACGAGGAAACTTATTCCTCAATCATATTCCCCATCAATGGTCAGAAT GCAACTTGGTCACAACAAAAGCAAGTGCTCCCAATATAA
- the LOC114167438 gene encoding MLO-like protein 1, translated as MGGGGGGEEGNNLEFTPTWVVAVVCSVIVAASFAAERFLHYGGKFLKKKNQKPLYEAMLKIKEELMLLGFISLLLTVTQNGIIKICVPESWTHHMLPCNLKDKKQKESAKLTEHFQTFFSLTDIPSSVRHLLADNEGENHHAAAAVKLGHCARKGKVPLLSVQGLHHLHIFIFVLAIVHVTCCAVTVVFGGLKIRQWKHWENSIGDENSGTPDLEATVTHVHDHAFIQNRFIGFGKDSAILGWVRSFFKQFYGSVTKLDYVTLRLGFIMTHCRGNPKFNFHKYMIRALEHDFKKVVGISWYLWIFVVIFMLLNINDWHTYFWISFVPLFLLLAVGTKLEHIITQLAHEVAEKHSAIEGELVVQPRDDHFWFHRPHIVIFLIHFILFQNAFEIAFFFWILFTYGFDSCIMGEVCYIIPRLVIGVFIQVLCSYSTLPLYAIVTQMGTNFKKAIFDEQMQARLVGWVQKAKKKSLKGDNNGQSIQGSAQVGVEIQMEPVPEENVIVPEENVIVPRDEGHE; from the exons atgggtggtggtggtggtggtgaagaAGGGAACAACTTGGAATTCACTCCCACTTGGGTGGTTGCTGTTGTTTGTTCTGTGATCGTTGCTGCTTCATTTGCTGCAGAACGGTTTCTGCACTACGGAGGGAAGTTTCTTAAGAAGAAGAACCAGAAGCCACTCTATGAAGCTATGCTGAAGATCAAAGAAG AGTTGATGCTGTTGGGATTTATTTCTCTGCTACTGACTGTAACACAAAATGGGATCATCAAAATCTGTGTTCCTGAGAGTTGGACTCACCACATGCTTCCTTGCAATCTTAAGGATAAAAAACAGAAAGAATCAGCAAAACTCACAGAACATTTTCAGACTTTTTTCTCTTTGACTGATATTCCTTCCTCTGTTAGGCACCTTTTAGCTGATAATGAGGGTGAGAATCACCACGCAGCAGCTGCTGTAAAACTTGGACACTGTGCTAGGAAG GGCAAGGTTCCTCTGTTATCTGTGCAGGGATTGCATCATCTGcatatctttatttttgtcctGGCCATTGTTCATGTGACATGTTGTGCTGTCACTGTTGTTTTTGGAGGCTTAAAA ATACGTCAGTGGAAGCACTGGGAAAACtctattggagatgagaatagTGGAACACCAG ATTTGGAAGCAACAGTGACTCATGTTCATGATCACGCTTTCATCCAGAATCGTTTTATTGGTTTTGGCAAAGATTCTGCTATTTTGGGATGGGTG aGATCATTTTTCAAGCAATTTTATGGATCTGTGACAAAGTTAGATTATGTGACATTAAGGCTTGGTTTCATTATG ACTCATTGCAGAGGAAATCCAaagtttaattttcataaatacatGATTCGTGCCCTTGAACACGATTTCAAGAAAGTTGTTGGAATAAG TTGGTATCTTTGGATCTTTGTGGTCATCTTCATGTTGCTTAATATCAATG ATTGGCACACATATTTCTGGATTTCTTTCGTTCCTCTCTTT CTTCTTCTGGCTGTGGGTACAAAGTTGGAGCATATAATAACTCAACTAGCTCATGAAGTAGCTGAGAAACATTCAGCCATTGAAGGTGAATTGGTTGTTCAACCAAGAGATGATCACTTTTGGTTTCATCGCCCCCACATTGTCATCTTCTTGATTCACTTCATTCTTTTCCAAAATGCTTTTGAGATAGCATTTTTCTTTTGGATATTG TTTACATATGGCTTTGACTCATGTATCATGGGAGAAGTCTGTTACATTATTCCAAGGCTTGTTATTGG GGTGTTTATTCAAGTACTATGTAGCTATAGTACCCTACCACTTTATGCAATTGTAACACAA ATGGGAACTAACTTTAAGAAGGCCATATTTGATGAACAAATGCAAGCACGTCTTGTTGGTTGGGTACAAAAGGcaaagaagaaaagtttaaaAGGTGATAATAATGGCCAATCTATTCAAGGAAGTGCTCAAGTGGGTGTTGAAATTCAAATGGAACCTGTCCCAGAAGAAAATGTTATTGTCCCAGAAGAAAATGTTATTGTCCCTAGAGATGAAGGGCATGAATGA